One Streptomyces sp. CNQ-509 DNA window includes the following coding sequences:
- a CDS encoding SLATT domain-containing protein gives MNHSEETRTTGTATGATREGRGGRGLFGRRSRAGRGGRGADGAGSGPGGPGSAARPGELLARPFPLGDWGDPAKRLDELYLWAEEGALHTAESYLAARRVKRRAARALRASAAVCAAAGAALPVLDLTETVPDRFAGWAFVALFAALACLAADRFFGVTAGWMRDVATAQAVQRRLEALQFDWASESVREVLGPTEGTASEAAERCLVVLRRFTEDVTELVRAETADWMVAFGGGRAALATQSLAWARCPETQPQARAPLPPAGLRPTMPRQRPPEPPGR, from the coding sequence ATGAACCACTCGGAGGAGACCCGGACGACCGGCACCGCGACCGGCGCCACCCGCGAAGGCCGCGGCGGGCGCGGCCTCTTCGGCCGCAGGAGCCGGGCGGGCCGCGGAGGGCGCGGCGCGGACGGTGCCGGGAGCGGCCCCGGCGGCCCCGGCTCCGCGGCGCGGCCCGGTGAGCTGCTGGCCCGGCCGTTCCCGCTCGGCGACTGGGGCGACCCGGCCAAGCGGCTGGACGAGCTGTACCTGTGGGCGGAGGAGGGCGCGCTGCACACCGCGGAGTCGTACCTGGCCGCCCGCCGCGTCAAGCGCCGCGCGGCGCGGGCGCTGCGGGCCTCGGCGGCGGTGTGCGCGGCGGCGGGCGCGGCGCTGCCGGTGCTGGACCTGACGGAGACGGTGCCGGACCGGTTCGCCGGCTGGGCGTTCGTGGCGCTGTTCGCGGCGCTGGCGTGCCTGGCGGCGGACCGCTTCTTCGGGGTGACGGCGGGCTGGATGCGCGACGTGGCCACGGCGCAGGCGGTGCAGCGGCGGCTGGAGGCGCTGCAGTTCGACTGGGCGTCGGAGTCGGTGCGGGAGGTGCTGGGCCCGACGGAGGGCACGGCGAGCGAGGCGGCGGAGCGGTGCCTGGTGGTGCTGCGGCGCTTCACGGAGGACGTGACGGAGCTGGTACGGGCCGAGACGGCGGACTGGATGGTGGCGTTCGGCGGCGGCCGGGCGGCGCTGGCGACGCAGTCGCTGGCGTGGGCCCGCTGCCCCGAGACCCAGCCCCAGGCCCGCGCCCCCCTCCCCCCGGCCGGCCTACGCCCCACCATGCCGCGCCAACGCCCCCCGGAACCCCCGGGGCGTTAG